ATCGTGGTCCCCCGCAGCGAACTGCCGGCCATGCTTTCGGCCCTGAGGGAGCTTTCGGAGGAAAGCGGCGTTCGGATAGTCAACTTCGGCCATGCCGGAGACGGCAACATCCACGTCAACATCATGTCCCGGCCCGAGGAGGAGCACTACCGGAAGGCCCTGGCCCTGGTCCCCCGGATATTCGAGAAGGTCCTCTCCCTGGGGGGCACCATCTCCGGAGAGCACGGGGTGGGCCTCACCAAGGCGGCCTACATCGGCATGGAAATCCCCCGGAGGGAGCTTGAGCTCATGAAGAGCATAAAGAGCCTCTTCGACCCCCGGGGCATCCTGAACCCCGGAAAGATTTTTGGGGGCGACGGCCCCACCGGGGGCACCGGCCCCGCCGATGAGGGCGACACGACGACCCGCCTCTTCAGGGCAAAGGAGGACCGGGGGCGGTGATACCCGCGGCGGCGGCCTTCGCCCTTTATCTTGTCGGCATCGTCTCGCGGCCCTTCGTTTACGCGGGCTTTCTCCTTCAGTCGGGCTATCTCCTTTACCGGGGCGCGCTCATCGGCCGCCTCCCCCTGGTGGGCGTGCACGACACCCTGAATTTCCTCTCCGCTTCCCTGGCGGGGTTCGCCGCCGCCGTCTATATCACGGAATATCCGGAGAGGAAATTTCTCTCCGCCTGCTCCGGCATGGCGGCCCTCTTCACGGTGCTCTCGCTCCTTCGGCCGCCCCACATGGGGCCCCTTCCGCCGGTGCTCGATACTCACTGGTTTGAGCTGCACGTGGCCCTGTCCTTCTTCTCCTACGCCCTGTTCGGCGTGGCAGCGGTCCTGGGCGTCCTTTACCTCCGGAGCCCGGGGCTGCGGGAAGAGCGCCTTCAGTACCGGGTGGCCTTCCTCGGGTACGCGGTCTTCAGCATCTCCATGATATTCGGCGGGGTCTGGGCCCACCTGGCCTGGGGGACGTACTGGCTCTGGACACCCAAGGAGCTCTGGACCGTCCTTATCTGGCTGTACTACAGCCTCTACCTGCACGCCCGCCTCGTGGGCGGCTGGGCGGGGAGGCCCTCGGCGGTCCTGGGGACGGCGGGTTTCGCGGTGGTCATCTTTACCTACCTCGGGGTGGGGCTCCTCATGAAGAGCTCCCACAGCTTCTGAAAGAATGAAACCCGGCGTAAGCGTTCTCGGGGGTATCCTGGATGCCCTGCTTTCCACGCGGACGGCCCTCTGGCTTCTCCTTGTGGAAATCGGGTTCTTCGTGGCGGGGGCGGTGCTCATGCCCGTCCTGCCGTCCTACGGGACGATGAACGCCTCGGCCCTCTTTTACTGGCTCGGGGCCGCCCCCCTGAGGGCCACCTGGTGGCTCTGGGGCGCCATCGGCGTGCTCATCCTCCTGACTCTGAACACCCTGGTTTGCAGCCTGGACTCCCTCATGCGGAAGCGCGAAGGGCGGCGCTTTCTTCTCATCATCTCCCCGCAGATAATCCACGCCGGCTTTCTCCTGCTGCTCCTGGCCCACCTGGTCAGTGCCGCCGGGGCGGCCAAGCAGAACGTCCTTGCCCGCGAGGGCTCCCGGTTTCGGCTGCCCGGGGAGACCACCATGGTCGTAAAGGACGTGGACGTGGCCGTAAGCTCCGAAGGCTTCCCCCTGGACTGGCGGGCCACCGTGGCCTATTACAAGGCGGGACGGGCGCTCAAGGAGGACGTGGTCGGCCCCAACAGGCCCTCCTTCCACGAGGGCATCGGCGTCTATATCCAGGACGTCCGGCCCGGTGCGGTCCTGCTTCTGCTGAGCCGGGAGCCCGGCGCCCCCTGGGCCCTCGCGGGAGCCGTCCTTTTTACCCTGGGCACCCTGCTCCTGCTCGCCCTCAAGATACTCCGCGAATAACGGACCGGCGACGAAAAAGGCCGCGGACGGGATGCCCCGAGAATGGAGCATCCGCCGGCCCCGGGCGCTCCCTCCACTCATCAGGAAAGCCTTCGGGTCCTTGACAAGCGTTATTCCCCCCGGTATAGTACGCCCATGCCCCACAGGGAAAAGGGTCTTTCGAAGTCCCGGAGGAGAAGGCGGCGTGCCCGGAGGGGCGGGGACGCCCCCTTCCGCCTCCGGGGACGGTTCTGGATAGACGGCCCCGAGGGGACGTTTCTCGGCTACGGGCGCGTGGTCCTCATGGAGCGCATCAGGGAGCAGGGCTCCATAACCCGGGCGGCCAAGTCCATGGGGATGTCCTACCGCCACGCCTGGGAGCTTATCGATTCCATGAACCGGCAAGCCCCGCGGCCCTTCGTCCTCACCGCCGCCGGAGGCAGGGGCGGGGGAGGGACGGTGGTTACCGAGGCCGGCCTGGAGGCCATCGGCCTGTTCAGGCGGCTTGAGGCGATGTTTTCCGAACATCTCGCAACCGGGCAGGACGTGCTCCGGTTTGAAAAGGAGGAATCATGAGACGCATCCTGTTTTTCGTACTGATCTTGGTTTTAACGGCATCCACCGCGTGGGCGGAGCGCATCGTCTGTGCGTCGACCACCAGCACCCAGAACTCAGGGCTCTTCGAGTACCTCCTGCCGCTTTTCAAGAAGAAGACGGGCATAGACGTCAGCGTGGTGGCCGTGGGCACGGGGGCGGCCATAGAGACCGGCAAGCGGGGCGACGCCGACGTGGTCCTGGTGCACGCCAAGGACCTGGAGCTAAAGGCCCTGCGCGAGGGCTACTTCGTCAACCGGCACGACGTCATGTATAACGACTTCGTCATCGTGGGTCCCCCCAAGGACCCCGCAGGCGTGAGCCGGGCGTCCACGGCTTCCGAGGCCATGGCCTCCATCGCCCGGGCCGGTGCGCCCTTCGTCTCCCGGGGGGACAACTCCGGCACGAACCACAAGGAGCTTTTCCTCTGGAAGACGGCGAAAATAGACCCCGCGGGACGGTCCTGGTACCTGGAGGTGGGTCAGGGCATGGCCAAGACCCTCCGCATCGCAAGCGAGAAGGACGCCTACACCCTCACCGACCGGGGCACCCTCCTGAGCCTCAAGGACAAGGAGAAGCTCGCCCTCGCCATTCTCTTTCAGGGAGACCCCACCCTGTTCAACCAGTACGGCGTCATGGCC
This Nitrospirota bacterium DNA region includes the following protein-coding sequences:
- a CDS encoding FAD-linked oxidase C-terminal domain-containing protein, which translates into the protein EALLLVEMDGHPRAVEEEGTRAIDILSEHGAQVQAALDEASRERLWEARRSVSPALHHLKLRKINEDIVVPRSELPAMLSALRELSEESGVRIVNFGHAGDGNIHVNIMSRPEEEHYRKALALVPRIFEKVLSLGGTISGEHGVGLTKAAYIGMEIPRRELELMKSIKSLFDPRGILNPGKIFGGDGPTGGTGPADEGDTTTRLFRAKEDRGR
- a CDS encoding cytochrome C biogenesis protein ResB — its product is MKPGVSVLGGILDALLSTRTALWLLLVEIGFFVAGAVLMPVLPSYGTMNASALFYWLGAAPLRATWWLWGAIGVLILLTLNTLVCSLDSLMRKREGRRFLLIISPQIIHAGFLLLLLAHLVSAAGAAKQNVLAREGSRFRLPGETTMVVKDVDVAVSSEGFPLDWRATVAYYKAGRALKEDVVGPNRPSFHEGIGVYIQDVRPGAVLLLLSREPGAPWALAGAVLFTLGTLLLLALKILRE
- a CDS encoding LysR family transcriptional regulator, with product MPHREKGLSKSRRRRRRARRGGDAPFRLRGRFWIDGPEGTFLGYGRVVLMERIREQGSITRAAKSMGMSYRHAWELIDSMNRQAPRPFVLTAAGGRGGGGTVVTEAGLEAIGLFRRLEAMFSEHLATGQDVLRFEKEES
- a CDS encoding extracellular solute-binding protein, whose translation is MRRILFFVLILVLTASTAWAERIVCASTTSTQNSGLFEYLLPLFKKKTGIDVSVVAVGTGAAIETGKRGDADVVLVHAKDLELKALREGYFVNRHDVMYNDFVIVGPPKDPAGVSRASTASEAMASIARAGAPFVSRGDNSGTNHKELFLWKTAKIDPAGRSWYLEVGQGMAKTLRIASEKDAYTLTDRGTLLSLKDKEKLALAILFQGDPTLFNQYGVMAVNPKRHKHVKYDAAMTFINWLISEDGQKAIGSFTDEHGNQLFHPNAK
- the ccsA gene encoding cytochrome c biogenesis protein CcsA; the protein is MIPAAAAFALYLVGIVSRPFVYAGFLLQSGYLLYRGALIGRLPLVGVHDTLNFLSASLAGFAAAVYITEYPERKFLSACSGMAALFTVLSLLRPPHMGPLPPVLDTHWFELHVALSFFSYALFGVAAVLGVLYLRSPGLREERLQYRVAFLGYAVFSISMIFGGVWAHLAWGTYWLWTPKELWTVLIWLYYSLYLHARLVGGWAGRPSAVLGTAGFAVVIFTYLGVGLLMKSSHSF